A single region of the Bdellovibrio sp. GT3 genome encodes:
- a CDS encoding sensor histidine kinase: MKTLSPVVVDNINLDFCRRSKAAAVGFTVVFGILLIKPIATSPEFSLLHQLAAGIGFLCSLTRLFFAIKISRGGFKIMYRWGKIHAGIIVVATTCMSVLCSLGFWDPQNSDSKIFVTSFIVSAIMAGSATSLALKPRISFYFLFMVGIVPGMLLAFSNHQGELPYGIWTIFVFTFVVYVYGNSREFFQSMVARYETEEALNIEKQNLTFAIQQLKSTQDELLNQKSRAEYSAKLASLGEMAGGIAHEINTPLNVILLSAEQQMELMDDSEINKPLMKESIEKVQSTTNRIAAIVRGLRTFARDGAKDPIEPVPLQMLIDNTLSLCYEKFKLNNVDLRLPPVTDLVLHCRPVQISQVLLNLLNNAFEAIRELPEKWIAIEIKDLGEIIEIRITDSGSGIPAEIQAEIFRPFYTTKEIGKGTGLGLSISRGLIEAHHGQLFLDTNHQQTSFVIHLPK; the protein is encoded by the coding sequence ATGAAAACATTGAGCCCGGTGGTTGTCGATAATATCAATTTGGATTTCTGCCGTCGTAGCAAAGCTGCGGCCGTAGGCTTTACCGTCGTGTTTGGCATCTTGTTGATTAAACCCATTGCAACCTCTCCGGAGTTTTCCCTTCTCCATCAATTGGCCGCAGGAATCGGATTTCTCTGCAGTCTGACGCGTTTGTTTTTCGCCATTAAAATCAGCCGTGGTGGATTTAAAATCATGTATCGCTGGGGTAAGATACACGCCGGTATCATCGTTGTAGCTACGACCTGTATGAGTGTTTTATGTTCTTTGGGTTTTTGGGATCCGCAAAACTCTGATTCAAAAATATTTGTCACTTCGTTTATCGTCAGTGCCATTATGGCAGGTTCCGCCACTTCGCTGGCACTGAAACCACGCATCTCGTTTTATTTCCTTTTCATGGTTGGGATTGTTCCCGGAATGCTTTTGGCATTTTCCAATCATCAAGGGGAGCTTCCTTACGGCATCTGGACGATTTTCGTTTTCACTTTCGTTGTGTATGTTTACGGAAACTCCCGCGAGTTTTTCCAAAGCATGGTGGCCAGGTATGAAACAGAAGAAGCACTGAATATTGAAAAACAGAATCTGACTTTCGCAATCCAGCAGTTGAAAAGCACCCAGGATGAATTGTTGAATCAAAAGTCCCGTGCTGAATATTCGGCAAAGCTGGCTTCATTGGGTGAGATGGCCGGGGGCATAGCCCACGAAATCAACACACCTCTGAATGTGATATTACTCTCCGCTGAACAACAGATGGAGCTTATGGACGATTCGGAGATCAACAAACCGCTGATGAAAGAGTCGATTGAGAAAGTTCAGTCCACCACCAATCGTATTGCTGCCATTGTGCGCGGTCTTCGCACCTTTGCCCGGGATGGCGCCAAGGATCCTATTGAGCCGGTTCCGTTGCAGATGTTGATCGATAACACCTTGTCGCTATGCTATGAAAAATTCAAACTCAACAATGTGGATCTGCGTCTTCCACCAGTGACTGATCTGGTGTTGCATTGTCGACCGGTGCAAATATCACAGGTTCTTTTGAATTTATTGAATAATGCTTTTGAGGCGATTCGCGAACTTCCGGAAAAGTGGATTGCCATTGAAATTAAAGATCTTGGTGAAATCATTGAAATTCGTATTACTGACAGCGGCAGCGGAATTCCTGCTGAAATCCAAGCGGAAATCTTCAGACCCTTTTATACGACGAAAGAGATCGGTAAAGGGACGGGCCTGGGCCTTAGTATCTCAAGGGGTTTGATCGAAGCTCATCATGGGCAATTGTTTTTGGATACCAATCACCAGCAAACGAGTTTTGTGATTCATTTGCCAAAATAG
- a CDS encoding response regulator gives MKQKILIVDDEKDLRDLISYFLTKADYEVALAENGSVGFEKLKSWKPNLIISDIRMPVCDGFELLKRISSTAETKTPVMFISGYVGGDEDELRKNPNCVGFILKPVNRTELLDMVKHALN, from the coding sequence GTGAAACAAAAAATACTCATCGTTGATGACGAAAAAGATCTGCGCGACCTTATCTCTTACTTCCTGACCAAAGCGGACTACGAAGTGGCCTTGGCGGAAAATGGTTCCGTTGGGTTTGAGAAGCTCAAATCCTGGAAACCGAACTTAATCATCAGTGACATTCGTATGCCCGTTTGCGATGGCTTTGAACTGTTAAAAAGAATCAGCTCCACAGCAGAAACCAAGACACCCGTCATGTTTATCTCGGGCTATGTTGGCGGCGACGAGGACGAACTACGTAAAAATCCCAATTGCGTGGGCTTTATATTAAAACCCGTCAACCGGACCGAACTTTTGGATATGGTTAAGCACGCTCTTAATTAA
- a CDS encoding type II toxin-antitoxin system RatA family toxin, whose amino-acid sequence MAKASTTEVFNCTPEQFFKIISDYDKYHEFLAEVKQCKVLKTEGNRKLVEYNVAVVKTFKYSLWMTETAPSSITWEFASGDMFKTSVGSWKLQDEAGKTRATYSVEATFNMFVPGPIANALVSVNLPNMMSSYHKRVKQLYGV is encoded by the coding sequence ATGGCAAAAGCATCAACGACAGAAGTTTTCAACTGCACCCCAGAGCAATTCTTTAAAATCATTTCTGATTACGACAAATACCATGAGTTTTTAGCAGAAGTGAAACAATGCAAAGTCCTTAAAACCGAAGGCAATCGTAAATTGGTTGAATACAACGTTGCGGTTGTAAAAACCTTTAAATACTCCCTTTGGATGACAGAAACTGCTCCAAGCAGCATCACTTGGGAATTCGCCTCTGGAGACATGTTTAAAACTTCAGTGGGTTCCTGGAAACTTCAGGATGAAGCTGGTAAAACACGCGCCACATATTCTGTGGAAGCGACTTTCAATATGTTTGTGCCAGGTCCTATTGCCAACGCCTTGGTCAGTGTAAATCTGCCAAACATGATGAGCTCTTATCATAAGCGAGTGAAACAGTTGTATGGCGTCTGA